A window of Clostridium botulinum BKT015925 contains these coding sequences:
- a CDS encoding DUF6762 family protein, with translation MDFAALVLMEVDKDNKFIKEMGSYEVHEGAEYISKFYYNKDSKKVSIYFDTHKDVEEWEYTAIYELFDLELFEDKGYEIDEKDDEYNPTWILKFNYIEEHSDMAQKLGEVCELIKAEIEKAFEKAEKNKEEYI, from the coding sequence ATGGATTTTGCAGCATTAGTATTAATGGAAGTAGATAAGGATAATAAATTTATAAAGGAAATGGGAAGTTATGAAGTACATGAAGGAGCAGAGTATATTTCTAAATTTTATTATAATAAAGACAGTAAAAAAGTAAGCATATATTTTGATACACATAAAGATGTAGAAGAGTGGGAATATACAGCTATATATGAACTTTTTGATTTAGAACTTTTTGAAGATAAAGGTTATGAAATAGATGAAAAAGATGATGAATATAACCCAACATGGATACTTAAATTTAATTATATTGAAGAACATAGTGATATGGCACAAAAATTAGGAGAAGTTTGCGAACTAATAAAAGCTGAAATTGAAAAGGCTTTTGAAAAAGCAGAAAAAAATAAGGAAGAATATATTTAA
- the pepF gene encoding oligoendopeptidase F, whose protein sequence is MTEVTRLKTRDEIEADDKWDIEKVYSTTKEWEEDFNKLKEKAKGFEEFKGKLSDPNKLLGFLKLDEEVSRLGEKLLVYAFLKGDEDTANNANQALKTKIEMYFSELSSLSAFFVPEILSYDKKVIEDAINKLPELKVYELMLERILKRKPHTLTTQMEEMLATVSDALNAPSNIFSILTNADMTFPVIKDEEGKDVELTEGNYSIFIKSKDIRVRESAFKALFNTYKHFKNTLATSLTASIKNFSFMAKTRKYNSSIESSLEPNDIPIEVYDNVIKTINENLDSLHRYVKIKKKLLGLDEIHMYDLYVPVIDTPKAHIEFSKAVEMVNEALKPLGDEYLKIFNNGIKDRWIDIYENKGKRKGAYSWGTYDTMPYVLLNYNYELNDVSTLAHEMGHSIHSYYSRKEQPYAYANYTLFCAEVASTVNENLLINDLIKKETDENKKLYLINTQLEQIRTTVFRQVMFAEFEKTTHEKIDNGEPLTSDELCKIYHDLNVKYFGPDMIIDEEIDMEWARIPHFYSDFYVYQYATGYSAANSFVKQILDKGEEAVEKYKGFLKAGGSDYPINILKKAGVDMTTPKPIQDTINRFNELLDMLN, encoded by the coding sequence TTGACAGAAGTAACAAGATTAAAGACTAGAGATGAAATTGAAGCAGATGATAAATGGGATATAGAAAAGGTATATTCTACTACAAAAGAATGGGAAGAAGATTTTAATAAATTAAAAGAAAAAGCTAAAGGATTTGAAGAATTTAAAGGAAAGTTAAGTGATCCAAATAAATTATTAGGATTTTTAAAGTTAGATGAGGAAGTGTCAAGGCTTGGAGAAAAATTATTAGTTTATGCATTTCTAAAAGGAGATGAAGATACAGCTAATAATGCTAATCAAGCTTTAAAAACTAAAATAGAAATGTACTTTTCAGAACTTTCTTCTTTAAGTGCTTTTTTTGTACCAGAAATTTTATCTTATGATAAAAAAGTTATAGAAGATGCAATAAATAAGTTGCCTGAGCTTAAAGTTTATGAACTTATGTTAGAAAGAATTTTAAAAAGAAAACCGCATACATTAACAACACAAATGGAAGAAATGCTAGCTACTGTTTCAGATGCTTTAAATGCACCGTCAAATATTTTTTCAATACTTACAAATGCTGATATGACATTCCCAGTTATAAAAGATGAAGAAGGCAAAGATGTGGAACTTACAGAAGGTAATTATTCAATATTTATAAAATCTAAGGATATAAGAGTAAGAGAGTCAGCCTTCAAAGCTTTATTTAATACCTATAAACATTTTAAAAATACTTTAGCTACATCTTTAACAGCTTCTATAAAGAATTTTTCTTTCATGGCTAAAACAAGAAAATATAATAGTTCTATAGAAAGTTCGTTAGAACCTAATGATATACCTATAGAAGTTTATGATAATGTAATTAAAACTATAAATGAAAATTTAGATAGCTTGCATAGATATGTAAAGATTAAGAAAAAACTTTTAGGCCTTGATGAAATTCATATGTATGATTTATATGTACCTGTAATTGATACACCAAAGGCACATATAGAATTTTCTAAGGCTGTAGAAATGGTTAATGAGGCGTTAAAACCTTTAGGAGATGAATATCTTAAAATTTTTAATAATGGAATAAAAGATAGATGGATTGATATCTACGAAAATAAGGGAAAGAGAAAAGGAGCTTATTCATGGGGAACTTATGATACTATGCCTTATGTTCTATTAAATTACAATTATGAACTTAATGATGTATCTACATTAGCACATGAAATGGGGCATTCTATTCATTCTTATTATTCAAGAAAGGAACAACCATATGCATATGCAAATTATACTTTGTTTTGTGCAGAGGTTGCATCTACTGTAAATGAAAATTTACTTATAAATGATCTTATAAAAAAGGAAACAGATGAAAATAAAAAATTATATTTAATAAATACTCAATTGGAACAAATAAGAACTACTGTATTTAGACAGGTAATGTTTGCTGAGTTTGAAAAAACAACTCATGAAAAAATAGATAATGGAGAACCACTTACTAGTGATGAGTTATGTAAAATTTATCATGATTTAAATGTAAAATATTTTGGACCTGACATGATAATAGATGAAGAAATTGATATGGAATGGGCAAGAATACCTCATTTTTATAGTGATTTTTATGTTTATCAATATGCTACAGGATATTCAGCAGCTAATTCTTTTGTAAAACAGATATTAGATAAAGGAGAAGAAGCTGTAGAAAAATATAAAGGATTTTTAAAAGCAGGAGGCTCTGATTACCCTATAAATATTCTAAAAAAAGCAGGCGTTGATATGACAACACCTAAACCTATACAAGATACTATTAATAGATTTAATGAATTGCTAGATATGTTAAATTAA
- a CDS encoding HD-GYP domain-containing protein, with protein MRLEFINRVSEGEILGKNIFTNEGGILLRAGIKLTNHYINKLKQLGVLYLYIQDEQLEDVDVEDSRLVKIKQVAMKSMNDIVKNIHQCNYKKTKDSLTIIENLMDYIIEDGDVNKSLYDIKTYDNYTYVHCVDTGIMAAFLGLSLNFHEYDLKELGKGAILHDIGKTQVPLKILNKNGPLSDEEFAEIKKHPIYGKNILRKNFRISDIVLKVVEQHHERVDGTGYPYGLRNNSISRHGKVACICDVYDALSSDRCYRKKIKPNEVYEFILGQSGKMFDCDIIQKFKDTFAIFPLGCCVKLSNGIEGYVVKQNKGFPDRPIIRVIYNSKTKESIPFYEINLLKSLDITITSVV; from the coding sequence ATGAGATTAGAATTTATAAATAGAGTAAGTGAAGGTGAGATTTTAGGTAAAAATATCTTTACAAATGAAGGTGGAATATTATTAAGAGCAGGTATTAAGCTTACAAATCACTATATAAATAAATTAAAACAATTAGGTGTATTATATTTATATATACAAGATGAACAATTAGAAGATGTAGATGTAGAAGATAGTCGTCTTGTTAAAATTAAGCAAGTCGCAATGAAGAGTATGAATGACATTGTAAAGAACATACATCAATGTAATTATAAAAAAACAAAAGATTCATTAACTATAATTGAAAATTTAATGGATTATATTATTGAAGATGGTGATGTTAATAAAAGCTTGTATGATATAAAAACATATGACAATTATACTTATGTTCATTGTGTGGATACTGGAATAATGGCTGCATTTTTAGGATTATCTTTAAATTTTCACGAGTATGATCTTAAGGAACTTGGAAAGGGTGCTATACTTCATGATATAGGAAAGACTCAAGTGCCACTCAAAATTTTAAATAAGAATGGTCCTTTAAGCGATGAAGAATTTGCTGAAATAAAAAAACATCCTATATACGGAAAGAACATATTAAGAAAGAATTTTAGAATTTCAGATATTGTTCTAAAAGTAGTAGAGCAACATCATGAAAGAGTGGATGGAACAGGATATCCTTATGGATTAAGGAATAATTCTATTTCTAGACATGGAAAAGTGGCTTGTATTTGTGATGTTTATGATGCATTAAGTAGTGACAGATGCTATAGGAAAAAGATAAAACCTAATGAAGTTTATGAATTCATATTAGGGCAAAGTGGAAAGATGTTTGATTGTGATATAATACAAAAATTTAAAGATACTTTTGCTATATTTCCACTAGGATGTTGTGTTAAATTATCTAACGGAATAGAAGGATATGTAGTAAAACAAAATAAGGGATTTCCTGACAGACCAATAATAAGAGTAATATATAACTCTAAAACAAAAGAATCTATTCCATTTTATGAAATAAATTTGTTAAAAAGTTTAGATATTACTATTACTTCTGTTGTATAA
- a CDS encoding rhomboid family intramembrane serine protease translates to MKNNIIKYIINELNKHTECNIEEFNSKNNEKNFWGISKTFGKLTEYIVFLRESEFNSLDTKFIYNKNLDIILTTVLIVNEDNDKCNWNVIAENYKNNIIVISEKKNTVLYFSKNTVTLASQIQYILENMKKSKSIKDKIFNSKITTALIIINIIAYIITAILSKNILDSDIRVLIFLGAKENTLIASGQYYRLITCMFLHGGLMHLILNMYALKALGPMIEKSYGKMKYVIIYLVGGLISSISSYIFSNGVSIGASGAIFSLLGAILVLTIKMRSVAGKDVIKNVVSVIVINIFIGLAIPNIDNFAHIGGLLGGVFLSIILNTKINKR, encoded by the coding sequence ATGAAAAACAATATTATTAAATATATAATAAATGAACTTAATAAGCATACTGAGTGCAATATAGAGGAATTTAATTCTAAAAATAATGAAAAAAACTTTTGGGGTATTAGTAAAACATTTGGAAAATTAACAGAATATATTGTATTTTTAAGAGAAAGTGAGTTTAATAGTTTGGACACTAAATTTATTTATAATAAAAATTTAGATATTATACTTACTACAGTTCTTATAGTAAATGAAGATAATGATAAATGCAATTGGAATGTAATTGCTGAAAACTATAAAAATAATATAATTGTTATAAGTGAGAAAAAAAATACAGTATTATATTTTTCTAAAAATACAGTAACTTTAGCTTCGCAGATTCAATATATACTTGAAAATATGAAAAAATCAAAGTCAATAAAAGATAAAATTTTTAATTCTAAAATAACAACTGCATTAATTATTATCAATATAATTGCATACATAATAACTGCTATACTTTCAAAAAATATTTTAGATAGTGATATTAGAGTATTAATTTTTCTGGGAGCCAAAGAGAATACTCTTATAGCAAGTGGGCAATATTATAGATTGATTACATGTATGTTTTTACATGGTGGTCTTATGCATTTAATATTAAATATGTATGCGTTAAAAGCGTTAGGACCTATGATTGAAAAAAGTTATGGTAAGATGAAGTATGTTATAATATACTTAGTAGGTGGTCTAATATCGTCTATTTCCAGCTATATTTTTTCAAATGGAGTATCTATAGGGGCATCAGGTGCAATATTTTCACTTTTAGGAGCAATACTTGTACTTACAATTAAAATGAGAAGTGTGGCAGGAAAAGATGTAATAAAAAATGTTGTTTCGGTAATAGTTATTAATATTTTCATAGGACTTGCCATACCTAATATAGATAACTTTGCACATATTGGAGGGCTTTTAGGAGGAGTATTTTTATCAATTATACTCAATACTAAGATTAATAAAAGATAG
- a CDS encoding hydrolase — protein MKKYIPEINGILRSNMIKVPEIIREASGIIVLGKRIKSLVFTTDIALIKNTNADAIMAVYPFTPQPVITASIMLGTDKPVFCGVGGGITTGKRVVNLALDAEFKGAFGVVVNAPTANSVITGVRKTIDIPLIVTVISEKEDIKARIDSGASILNVSAGKRTAEVVRSIRSRFPDIPIIATGGSNDESIKETIDAGANAITVTPPSSEDIFAEIMLRYRKQYEENGEIKQYY, from the coding sequence ATGAAAAAGTACATACCAGAGATAAATGGAATTTTAAGAAGTAATATGATTAAGGTCCCAGAAATTATAAGAGAGGCTAGTGGAATCATTGTTCTTGGTAAAAGAATAAAGTCTCTAGTTTTTACAACAGATATTGCACTTATAAAAAATACAAATGCTGACGCGATAATGGCCGTTTATCCATTTACTCCTCAGCCTGTAATAACTGCAAGTATAATGCTAGGAACAGATAAGCCTGTATTTTGTGGTGTAGGTGGAGGAATAACTACTGGTAAAAGAGTTGTTAATTTAGCATTAGATGCTGAATTTAAAGGGGCTTTTGGAGTAGTAGTAAATGCACCAACAGCTAATTCTGTTATAACTGGAGTAAGAAAAACTATAGATATTCCTTTAATAGTTACGGTAATATCTGAAAAAGAAGATATTAAGGCAAGAATAGATTCAGGAGCAAGCATTTTAAATGTATCTGCAGGAAAGAGAACGGCAGAAGTTGTAAGAAGTATTAGAAGTAGATTCCCTGATATACCTATAATAGCAACAGGAGGATCTAATGATGAAAGCATAAAGGAAACCATAGATGCTGGAGCAAATGCAATTACTGTAACACCACCATCTTCAGAAGATATTTTTGCTGAAATAATGTTAAGATATAGAAAGCAGTACGAAGAAAACGGAGAAATAAAGCAATATTATTAA
- a CDS encoding ATP-dependent metallopeptidase FtsH/Yme1/Tma family protein has product MNKFKSKYTIISLITLVLSLIFIFVNTSFLRPKTFESYNKFLEDFKNKQVSTVYYTDSSKLSIKLNNGKIYETDNPRNNNFKELMLKNGISVKESSFMRPMEIIPNIFLLLSILGLIAIAIKSTRQTSKTGSSLDSLETNVVGNTGFTFDNVAGNIEAKESIKDIVDFLKSPEKYKSYGAKMPRGLILYGEPGTGKTLLAKAVAGEANVPFYAMSGSDFVQIYVGVGASRIRQLFKKARSHGKAVIFIDEIDAIGKKRSNSTAGGSDERDQTLNALLTEMSGFKETDGIVVIAATNRLDMLDSALLRPGRFDRHVEVSLPDIIAREKILNLYLKDKPCKNININLWAQKTAMFSGAKLEHLVNEAAILACKDNSEYIEDIHLHNAFSIVLAGYEKQDRDHIKNLDKKITAYHEAGHALVSAKVLPNEKLSKVTIIPTTKGAGGYTLSIPEDKMYQSKEYLLNRIMVLLGGRAAEEIIFGKDKITTGAYSDLKHSTKLINNMITLYGMGKSIGLLTLSEIGNVSSSTQDMLINECKSTLENLYNETKSILLNNKNILENLAITLLNEETLYDEKLQQILNFS; this is encoded by the coding sequence TTGAATAAATTTAAAAGTAAGTATACAATTATTTCACTAATTACTTTAGTATTATCCTTAATTTTCATATTTGTTAATACATCTTTTTTACGTCCTAAAACTTTCGAATCTTACAATAAATTTCTAGAAGACTTTAAAAACAAGCAAGTTTCTACTGTATATTATACAGATTCATCAAAATTAAGCATAAAACTCAATAACGGAAAAATATACGAAACCGACAACCCTAGAAATAACAATTTCAAAGAGCTTATGTTAAAGAACGGAATATCTGTTAAAGAAAGTAGCTTTATGCGCCCAATGGAGATTATTCCAAATATTTTTTTATTACTATCTATTTTAGGTTTAATCGCTATTGCTATAAAATCTACACGTCAAACTTCTAAAACAGGATCTTCTTTAGATTCTCTAGAGACTAATGTGGTAGGCAATACAGGTTTTACCTTTGATAATGTAGCTGGAAATATAGAAGCTAAAGAAAGTATTAAAGATATTGTAGACTTTCTTAAATCTCCTGAAAAATATAAATCTTACGGTGCTAAAATGCCTAGAGGATTAATTTTATATGGTGAACCTGGAACAGGGAAAACACTTCTTGCTAAAGCAGTTGCAGGAGAAGCTAATGTACCATTTTACGCCATGTCTGGATCAGACTTTGTTCAAATATACGTAGGGGTTGGAGCTAGTAGAATAAGACAACTTTTTAAAAAGGCTCGCTCTCACGGGAAAGCAGTTATTTTTATAGATGAAATTGATGCTATCGGTAAGAAAAGAAGTAATTCAACTGCTGGTGGTTCTGATGAAAGAGATCAAACACTTAATGCACTTTTAACAGAAATGTCAGGATTTAAAGAAACGGATGGAATAGTTGTTATAGCTGCTACCAACCGACTTGATATGCTAGATAGTGCACTACTTAGACCTGGTAGATTTGATCGACATGTAGAAGTATCTCTTCCAGATATTATTGCCCGAGAAAAAATATTAAATTTATATTTAAAAGATAAACCTTGTAAAAATATAAATATTAATCTTTGGGCACAAAAAACTGCTATGTTCTCTGGAGCAAAACTTGAACATCTAGTTAATGAAGCTGCTATTCTTGCTTGTAAAGATAACAGTGAGTATATAGAAGATATCCATCTTCATAATGCCTTTTCAATAGTACTTGCAGGATATGAAAAACAAGATAGAGATCATATAAAAAATTTAGATAAAAAAATTACAGCTTACCACGAAGCTGGACATGCTCTTGTATCCGCTAAAGTTCTTCCTAACGAAAAACTTTCTAAAGTAACTATAATACCAACTACTAAAGGTGCTGGTGGATATACTTTAAGTATTCCCGAAGATAAAATGTATCAAAGTAAGGAATACTTATTAAACAGAATTATGGTTCTTTTAGGTGGTAGAGCTGCCGAAGAAATTATTTTTGGAAAAGATAAAATAACTACTGGTGCTTATAGTGATTTAAAACATTCTACAAAATTAATAAACAACATGATAACTTTATATGGCATGGGAAAATCTATAGGTCTGCTTACATTATCAGAAATAGGTAATGTTTCTTCCTCAACTCAAGATATGTTAATAAACGAATGTAAATCAACCCTAGAAAATCTATATAATGAAACAAAATCCATACTACTTAACAATAAAAATATTTTAGAAAATCTAGCTATAACTCTTCTTAACGAAGAAACTTTATATGATGAAAAATTACAACAAATATTAAATTTTTCATAA
- a CDS encoding YkvA family protein: MNISNINVRITEKDLLSIIEDNLKIKELNINNIEIGELIKVRGVYKKGINIKFEAILGLGSIKDNVLKLRIFKLKVGIFPIWTSLVNIIVKNILKNFKDIGITLEKKLIFIDFNILCNYIPSVDFVLKHITLFKNSAEVYVENLVYKDDKEVLSLSDLKDKISNEKNEDINNDEAVTKQEDGYFKIREDVKCKFSKEYDAIGEYILLIPDIMVLLYRLMKDYRIDKKLKVSIGSLIAYLALPVDIIPDSIPILGKIDDFGIGFMLLDKIIDNIPEKIILEHWQGRVNIITKVKEVKGILFDSLGRKNTLMALNGCIVGLKKLIRKKKKSYEIIQISLKYSS; encoded by the coding sequence ATGAATATATCTAATATTAATGTTAGAATAACCGAGAAAGATCTTTTAAGTATAATAGAAGATAACTTAAAAATTAAAGAACTTAATATAAATAATATAGAAATTGGAGAACTTATAAAAGTAAGAGGAGTTTATAAAAAAGGCATAAACATTAAATTTGAAGCTATTTTAGGGTTAGGGAGTATAAAAGATAATGTCCTTAAGTTAAGAATTTTTAAATTGAAAGTTGGAATATTTCCTATATGGACAAGTCTTGTTAATATTATTGTAAAAAATATATTAAAGAATTTTAAAGATATTGGTATTACTTTAGAAAAAAAACTTATATTTATTGATTTTAATATATTGTGTAATTATATACCATCTGTAGATTTTGTTTTAAAACATATAACGTTATTTAAAAATAGTGCAGAAGTATATGTTGAGAATTTAGTATACAAGGATGATAAAGAAGTTTTATCTTTAAGTGATTTAAAAGATAAAATAAGTAATGAAAAAAATGAAGATATAAATAATGATGAAGCAGTAACTAAGCAAGAAGATGGATACTTTAAAATTAGAGAAGATGTTAAGTGCAAGTTTTCCAAGGAATATGATGCTATTGGAGAATATATTTTATTAATACCAGATATTATGGTTTTATTATATAGACTTATGAAGGATTATAGAATAGATAAAAAATTAAAGGTATCAATAGGTAGTCTTATAGCATATTTAGCACTACCAGTAGATATTATTCCAGATTCAATTCCTATATTAGGCAAGATAGATGATTTTGGAATAGGCTTTATGCTTTTGGATAAAATTATAGATAATATTCCAGAAAAAATAATTTTAGAGCATTGGCAAGGAAGAGTAAATATTATAACTAAAGTAAAAGAAGTGAAGGGTATATTGTTTGATTCATTAGGTAGAAAAAATACTCTTATGGCTTTAAATGGATGTATAGTAGGATTAAAAAAATTAATAAGGAAAAAGAAAAAAAGTTATGAAATAATACAAATAAGTTTAAAATATAGTTCATAA
- a CDS encoding viroplasmin family protein, which yields MAKKIYAIKEGFDNEKNILVKDKLVDSWSECLKYVKGVKGAKYKSFTSIKEAEEYLSDGENLLKKGIDEYPQDIPNFYVDGSYNSGSGKYSYGLVMVEDGVVKYIENGSAENKTGKDVRQIAGELKGAIRSLQYAAENNIKNIVLIHDYVGVCYHATGVWQRREQSSEKYYNDFNSIIKENDIKVIFVKVDSHTGDLYNEMVDEFAKAAADVTIKGETKKYLKDKEVVVKNMEIKKKFLEILENDCMENIIIDEKYEKNKCKIETKEDYIKTLIEFIKNDKEKAKVYVQSLDSNKKNSLINYLIDNYKL from the coding sequence ATGGCAAAAAAGATATATGCTATAAAAGAAGGTTTTGATAATGAAAAAAATATATTAGTTAAAGATAAATTAGTAGATTCTTGGAGTGAATGTTTAAAATATGTGAAAGGTGTAAAAGGTGCTAAATATAAAAGTTTTACATCTATTAAAGAAGCGGAAGAATACTTATCAGATGGTGAAAATCTTTTAAAAAAAGGAATAGATGAATATCCGCAAGATATACCTAATTTTTATGTGGATGGAAGTTATAATTCCGGTAGTGGTAAATATTCTTATGGTTTAGTTATGGTTGAAGATGGTGTTGTAAAGTACATAGAAAATGGATCGGCAGAAAATAAAACTGGTAAGGATGTAAGACAAATAGCTGGTGAACTTAAAGGAGCAATAAGATCACTTCAATATGCAGCAGAAAATAATATTAAAAATATTGTATTGATACATGATTATGTAGGTGTTTGTTATCATGCTACAGGTGTATGGCAAAGAAGAGAACAATCCTCTGAAAAGTATTATAATGATTTCAATTCAATAATAAAGGAAAATGATATAAAGGTTATTTTTGTAAAAGTAGATAGTCATACTGGAGATTTATATAATGAGATGGTAGATGAATTTGCCAAGGCTGCTGCTGATGTAACAATAAAAGGAGAAACAAAAAAATATTTAAAAGACAAAGAAGTAGTTGTAAAAAATATGGAAATTAAGAAAAAGTTCTTAGAAATATTAGAGAATGATTGTATGGAAAATATAATCATAGATGAAAAGTACGAAAAAAATAAATGTAAAATAGAAACTAAAGAAGATTATATAAAAACACTTATTGAATTTATTAAAAATGACAAGGAAAAAGCTAAAGTATATGTACAATCATTAGATAGTAATAAAAAAAATAGCCTAATTAACTATTTAATAGATAATTATAAGTTATAA
- a CDS encoding YtxH domain-containing protein has product MHRFLRGLTTGAIIGATAGIMMSPQMDKRTRKKLMRSKRHMIHKAENMVENLTDWLS; this is encoded by the coding sequence ATGCATAGATTTTTAAGAGGACTTACTACTGGTGCCATAATCGGAGCTACTGCTGGTATTATGATGTCACCACAGATGGATAAAAGAACTAGAAAAAAACTTATGAGAAGTAAACGACATATGATTCATAAAGCTGAAAATATGGTTGAAAATCTAACTGATTGGCTAAGTTAA
- a CDS encoding helix-turn-helix domain-containing protein, which translates to MEILSLGEKIKRRRKELGMTLKDLAGDRITPGQISLVESGKSNPSMDLLEYLANSLNISIEYLMESEETQAEKICTYYENISESHIFNNQLNLAEQYIENAIFYGEKYNLEYRKAKNLYLRGEIYTLRKELGMAQQLFLSANVIFIKDNYYEDIINTYIKLGSITLDMQAYYSACSYFHQAEKVYEDNNLGNDFLIGQIYYYIANTYFKLEDIDKAINYSYLANTKFKKINDKKEYARSLMLLSKEYSEKGDIDNAIKYSNKTLKILKEIDDSQYIAQIENNLGKLFSEFDNIEESFVHLNKAKQLREEFKDVGYIETLENICTNYIKLKELEKAKIVLEEILDNKENGDKYTLYKYYLLKYRIDMLEEEFKKAENTLILALKYAEITELEDEYAEISILLGKFYIENGKDKEAAKYLSAGVEAFKKLGILK; encoded by the coding sequence ATGGAGATATTGTCTTTAGGAGAAAAAATTAAACGAAGAAGAAAAGAACTTGGAATGACGTTGAAGGATCTAGCAGGGGATAGAATTACTCCGGGACAAATAAGTTTAGTAGAATCAGGTAAATCTAACCCAAGTATGGATTTATTAGAGTATTTAGCAAATTCTCTTAATATATCTATAGAATATTTAATGGAATCCGAAGAAACTCAAGCTGAAAAAATTTGTACTTATTATGAAAATATATCTGAATCACATATTTTTAATAATCAATTAAATTTAGCAGAGCAATATATAGAAAATGCTATATTTTATGGTGAAAAATATAATTTAGAGTATAGAAAGGCTAAAAATTTATACTTAAGAGGCGAAATTTATACGTTAAGAAAAGAACTAGGCATGGCTCAACAGTTGTTTTTATCTGCTAATGTAATTTTTATAAAAGATAATTATTATGAAGACATAATTAATACTTATATAAAGTTAGGATCAATAACTTTAGACATGCAAGCATATTATTCTGCATGTAGTTATTTTCATCAAGCAGAAAAGGTATATGAAGATAACAATTTAGGAAATGATTTTTTAATTGGACAAATCTATTATTATATTGCTAATACGTATTTTAAGTTAGAGGATATTGATAAAGCTATAAACTATTCTTATTTAGCTAATACTAAATTTAAAAAGATAAATGACAAGAAAGAATATGCAAGATCGTTAATGTTGTTATCAAAGGAGTATAGCGAAAAGGGAGATATAGATAATGCAATAAAATATTCTAATAAAACTTTAAAAATATTAAAGGAAATTGATGATTCACAATATATAGCTCAGATTGAAAATAATTTAGGAAAATTATTCTCTGAATTTGATAATATAGAAGAATCATTTGTTCATCTGAATAAAGCGAAACAGCTAAGAGAAGAGTTTAAAGATGTTGGATACATAGAGACTCTTGAAAATATATGTACAAACTATATAAAATTAAAGGAATTAGAAAAAGCTAAAATAGTTCTAGAAGAAATATTAGATAATAAAGAAAATGGAGACAAGTATACCCTTTATAAATACTATTTATTAAAATATAGAATAGATATGTTAGAAGAGGAATTTAAAAAAGCTGAAAATACTTTAATATTAGCATTAAAGTATGCAGAAATTACTGAACTTGAGGATGAGTATGCTGAGATATCTATTCTTTTAGGGAAATTTTATATAGAAAATGGTAAGGATAAAGAAGCTGCTAAGTATTTAAGTGCAGGTGTTGAGGCATTTAAAAAATTAGGTATCTTAAAATAG